The genomic window CGTTTGTCCCCAGCGAATAAGAATCCCTATTATAGGCCAGTACAAGGGTGCCATTTTCAGCAAACAGCCCGTTGAACGCCCGCTCCACCTGGCTTGTGTTTTCCAGCAAAACAACCGGGTCACCCCATTGGTTATGAATCGGATCGTAATACACAATGTGCGGCTCTTGCTCTCCATCGGCATCCATCAGTTCCCACACAATTCCGAGGTTGCCGTTGCCCGAGACCAGTTTGTATGCCGACGCAGAGCCGCTGGCAGGATCGCTACCGCACACTACCGCCCCTGCAAGGTCTGCCGACTCCGCCAACATGAATTTTTCATCCTGCAACCAACTAATGAAAACCTGGCCGGTATCATCATAAACCGTTTGAGGATTGATGTCCTGAACCTCATTGGACGTCAACTGCACCAACTCGCTCCAAGCAGTCCCATTCCAAGAGGCTCCAAACAACTCCTGATCGTTTTCCGTATCCTGATTGTCATCCAGATCAAGGCAGCAAACCCATAAACCTCGGTTTCCATCGAAGGCGAGGTCGCTCCAGAGCATCATCGGCAAATTCGTTGCAACGCTTGCGGGTTCCGACCATTCGGAGCCGTTGTACATCGAATATAGAACCGTATTGGGTGCGTTCGAGGAACCGACCAGGTCTTCATCCGTCCCGCGCACCCATGTCACCATAGCTGTTCCATTGCTTCCTGCCGCCGCATTGGGGGTGCGGTCCATTACCGTGTTGTCTGTCAGGTTGGTGGAACTCCAACTGGCTCCATCCCAGACCGCGACCGCAATTTCCTGATGGGGCAAAACGTCTTCGATTGCAATATCCACAGGGAAACCCATGGCGGAATTCTGCCATGCAAGGACAAGAAAAGCACCGCCCCCGGCAATTTCCGGTTCCGCATCCAATGTGCCGTCATCCCAGACCGGGGTCGTTGCCGACCAAACACCCCCGGTCGCAGGACGGGTTTGCTCAACCAATACCAACCGGTTTTCTGAAGACCGGACGGGGTCATCCATGAGCCAAACCAAACGCAATCCATCCCCAGCCTCGGCCAGTGCAGGGTTTGATTCGGGGAAAACCGATGGCACAACCACGTGGTTTTCCAAGTCATTGGCATCGACCGTAGCAGGAAGCTGCTGCGCCTTATAAAGATAATCCCGGGGCATGATCTCGAACCCCGCCATGGATGGTTCATGAAGCGCCTGCGAAATATCCGCCATGGTTGAAAGCTCAATCAACCCGTAATCTGCGTCTGCTGAATCCCCCAGCAAGTCATACGTTTCATCAACGCGGGTTCGCGTTCTCGTATAAAACAGAAATGTCGTCTTGGTCTTGACGAACCAGCCGAGCGACAGGTAGCCAAATGCCGGATCCTGGTTAACCTGCAGCCTCATCCTCAAGCGCCCGCCGAGGATGACCTCATAGCTGGCTACATCGGCGAAACCCAATCCACCAATGAGGGAAATCGCGACCTCGGCAGGGATCGCCAGTTCCCATATCAACTCATCCTCCCAACCTATCATCGCTTCAGCGCCGGCCTTGCCTTCGACTTTCAACCGGACATATATGGGAAGCACCCCCAAATAGGCGGGAGGCGATGTGTATTCGGACTCGAGGTACAACCTGGCTGCACCCCACACCTTCCATTCATCATTGTCTCCGACCGCATAGTCGCCACCCAACCGCCCCCCAAGTTCGCCCTCCAAAGTCAACGTGGTATCATTCCCCAATGGCTTCCACTTGGCATCCTTGGTCTTGCTTAGTGTCAGCGCAAAAGTCCCGTCGCTCGAAATGGAACCGGACATTGCCATCCCCACATCAAGGCTCAGTTTTTTATCCTTAACCGTTTTCTTGGGCAGCTTGACCTCTTTTTTCGCGACCCCCCATTCCAGCGGAACGGTTAGCGTATAGGTGACCACGCCATTTTTCCGATCCAGCTCAACGGAAAACATCTCAACGCCACCGATCCCGTACGAGTCGAACAAAACCGGCATGTATATGATCCGGAAAGCGCACCGTACCCTATCCGACTGCGTGCCGTCGGCGGCCACGGCACGAACATATAATGACCGGCCTACACCAAATGCGCCAAGGTCGATTTGGTAGGTGTTGCTGGATGACCGCTGGAGCTCAGTTCCGTCCGCTTTTTCAAAAACGATCACACCTGCCCCGAACCCGTTCCAGTCCACATCGACCGTGACAACATCCTGAAGTTGAAAATCGGCAAGGAATGTCCCCGGCTTGAATTTGTTAAAGAACGTGCCCCAAACGGAGATGACCGGCTTGTCCCCCGCTGTCGTGTTCAGCTTTATGTTGTCAATCGATCCCGCATGTTCCTGAACAAGTATTTCTGAGTCTCCTCCTTCTACATTATCCTTCATCGGAAGCACATAAACGGAACCATGTAGAAACGCTTCACGATCCCACACAGAATCCAGCGTATATGAAAAGCGTGTCCTGCCTCCAACCTCTGTACTCCCGCCCCAAAACTTATCAATCGGGTTAAGATCGGGATGTCGTGAATCCCGGAAAAGACAATCCAAATGCCGACTGAAGAACGTATATTCATAATCAGCAACCGCCCAATCGCCATAGCCGGCATAGTACCAATTGGACCAACCATCATGGGGTTGCTTCCGCAAGCCACTAATATGAAGATCGTACGGAACCATACACAACACTTCATCCTCCCCGCGGAAGGAAAACGTCACCTCATCGCTGAAAAAATTCGTCGAACCGGGAGCTGCCCTGTAGTAGTTCTTTATCCCACCACCGGCCACCTCCCATGCGGCCGCACGGATATCACCATCGGGAGGGCAGTCTCCGCAAAACCGCTGGTATGCCTTAACCTCAACCTCAATCGATGTTGAATATTGATCAGGCCAATCCGCTCCGGCATTCCAAACGACCTTGTGGTTGATGCCGTTGGAAATCCCGTCTCCGATATATCCGGAAAAACTGGAAGCAAGAATATTTGAGCCCGTATCCATAATGGTCACAGCAACCTCGGAAACATCGTTACTGTCATCCGACAGGTCGTAGAAGATATCCACCAGTTGTGTTCCAACCCGCTGGTTCGCATGGACGTTGCTTACCCTGGGGTTGGTTGCAGATGCCTTCACTGAGACAAGGCAGATACAAACCGTGAACATGAGCCGTTTCATCATACAGTCCTCACATACCGCGGGGTCATTTTGCGCTCCTCGATGAGCGCCTGGCGTTTCTGCCTACCCAAAAACAAGCCTACCGCACCAATCATAAAAAGAGTGGCCGCTTCCGGCTCAGGAACAGATGCAGTCATGTATTCGCCTGCCACGATGGTGTGGGCATCGATTTGGAGGATGTCTACCGAACCGCGCAACACATCGATTTTGAACACCCCCTGCAAATCCCCCCATTTGACATCGGAGGTCAAACCCATGCCGGCAAGGGCGTGCCCCGACGCCCCGTTGTTCGTATACGATTTCGCGAAGAACGCTGCGTCCAGCAAACCATCTTCGAACAGGGTAACACGATAGACCTCATCGGAACCCAATTGGCCGATATCCAAATCCCACACCGTGTACATGTGGTGGACAGGCTCGATCCAAGGCACACCGGGGGAATCAAAGATGCCTGAATGGATCGGCCAGGTGAACGATTCGCCCTGGTGCAGAATCAGCCCGGCATGGGCAGAAACACCCATGGAAAAGCAGGTAATGAGGAAGGCCTTTTTTATGCACATAACACGCTCCTTCACCTCTTGTTGGTCGCGAAGGCTTTCCTACTCCCCGCACCTGCCAACATCAAGAAATAAACCATTTGTTATTTTTATGCATTATCTTACCCTTTTAGTCATGTTTCCCGGAAAGGTATTTAAGTCCTGGCATTGTGCTAAAATAAGGCGAACTAGCCCTGAATAAATGGTTGCGCACATCGTTGCAACGGGGCTTCGCTTTCCATATTGTGCCCTACATGCAAACGATACTGATCACCAACGCCAATCTCGTAAACGAAGGTTCCACCACGGCCTCCGATCTGTTCATCAAGAACGGCCGCATTGAAAAGATCGCGCCCAGCCTGACCAACCAAGCGGCCGACACCGTCATCGACGCCAAGGGCAAGGCGCTGCTGCCGGGCATGATCGACTGCCACGTCCACTGCCGCGACCCGGGACTCGAGCAAAAGGCCGACCTCCACTCCGAAACGCGCGCGGCGGTTGCCGGCGGCGTCACCTCCATCATGGAAATGCCCAACACCAAGCCGGCGGCCATCACCAATGCCATTCTTGAAGACAAGTTCGCCCTCGCCGCCACCCGGTGCGTTGCGAACTATTCCTTCCACCTCGGCGCCTCGAACAACAACATCGACGAGCTGCTGGCGATGGATCCGAAAACCGTTTGTGGAGTCAAACTCTTCATGGGCGCCTCCACCGGCGGACTGCTGGTTGATCGGATGGAACAGTTGGAAAACATTTTCGGAAGGATCGAGGTTCCCATTTCCTTGCACTGCGAAGACACCAACACCATCCGCGAAAACGAAAAGGCCGCGCGCGAGAAATATGGCGAAGACATTCCCTTTTCCGAGCACCCGAACATTCGTTCCGAGGAAGCGTGCTACCGCTCCACCGCCCTCGCCGTCGAACTGGCCACCAGATATAATTCCCGGATCCACGTGCTGCACCTGACCACCGCAAAGGAACTGGAACTGTTCCAGGCCGGTTCGGTCGAGGGGAAGAAAATCACCGCCGAAGCCTGTCCGCACATGCTCTGGTTTTCCTCCGACGACTACGCCGAAAAAGGGGCGTTGATCAAATGCAACCCGTCCATCAAGACGCCCGCCGACCGCGCGGCCCTGCGGGACGCCGTGAAGAGTGGATTGATCGACACCATCGGCACCGACCATGCACCGCACCTCTTCGAAGAAAAGCAAAACCCGTACGGTTCCGCCCCCTCTGGCCTACCCCTCATCCAAAGCGCGATGGCCACAGCCATTGAGTTGTTCCCGCTCGAAACCGTTGCCGAAAAAACCGCGCACAATCCGGCACGGATTTTCCAAGTGGAGAAGCGCGGCTTCCTCCGCGAAGGCTACTGGGCGGATTTAACCCTGGTCGACACCGAAACACCGACCACGGTCACCAAGGAAAACACGCTCTACAAATGCGGCTGGTCGCCCTTCGAAGGCGTCACGTTCAAGTCCTCCATCATCGCAACGCTCGTCAACGGGCAGATTGCCTATGCCGACGGACAGGTCAACGGTGCCGTCCGCGGGCAACGGTTGTTGTTCGATCGCTAAACGCTGCGCTGCGCCGTGTTTCTCGCCATCCAGCAATTGGATCGCGGCAAACAAGCCAATGGCTCCAACGCCCATCATTCCTAAAACAGAGGACGCCAGCAGGGCCGACCAGTTGAAGGAAACGCCCAGCGCCGCTTCGATCCAATGCGGCAGCGTGTTGCCTCCAAAAGGAACCACCGACCAGAGCACGCCGGCCAGGAATGCCAGGAAGACGAGTGTTCCGGAAATCCTTAGACCCCCCTCGAGAATTCGCGGTTTCATTGGCTAGCTCCGTTGAATGAACCTTCAAATTTGCGTAGCAGAATCATAGGGACTCCAACACCCGGCCCGTCTCGATATCGAGTTCATTGAGGATCAACCGGTAGGCAATGTAGGACGAGGAATACGCTCCCCTTGCCCGAACGAGATCGGTCTGGGCTTCGTTCAGGCGAGTGATGGATGCCATGCCGGCTTTGTAGGATTTTTCCACACTGTCGCGCACCTTGATCGACAGGTCGTGGATTTTTTCCTGCCGCTCGAAAACGGCCTTGGCGGTTTCGGCTTCATTGATCCGTTGTCGGAGCCCGGAGCGGATGGAAAGGCGCAACGCTTCCTGCTGTTCCTCCAGTGCGCGCATTTCGGCCTGCGCCTGCTTGACCGCATTAACCTTGCGGCCGCCGGCGAACAAATCCCACGAAGCCGCAACCCCGACATAGGAGTCGTAGTTGCCATGCTGTTCAATATTCCCCCAGCCTTCCTTGTCGGTATAGTTGACTTCGCCAACGGCGGCGACCTTGGGCATGAGGTCGCCTTTGGCGGCGCGCACCTGCTGGGCCAGCACGAGCTGGCCGGACGTGATGGCCTTGAAGTCGGGGCGGTGCGCCAGCGCATATTGCAGCTCGCCATCCATGGAGGGAACACGTCCCGGAGCGGCGAAGTCGATCGAAACGGGGCGCATGCCTTCCGGCAATCCGGCCTCGGGCAATGCCATCAACTCGGCCAGCACGGTGCAGCCGACGGCATAGTCGAGCCGGGCCTGCAACGCCGTGCTTTCGGCCTGCAGGGCGCGGATGGAAAAGTTGTGGACATCGGCCTCCGGCAGTGCCCCGGCCAGGAACCGTTTGCGGGCATCTTCCTCCAGGTTTTTGTTATAGGCATGGTCGCGCTCGGCAATGGCCACGTTCTGGCGCGCAAGTTGTGCCTGCCGGAAGGAAACGGTTGCCGAAAGAATCAACAGTCGGCGGGTTTCTTCTGAAAGTTCCTTGCTTTGCCGAACCCCGTATTTGGCGCCGAGGGAGCGGGCTTCGCGGGCAAAGCCGTCGAACAGCAGCCAGTTGCCCTGCATGCCGGCGGCGGCCTGCTTGAAGCTGTCGGAAAAACGGACGTCGGGCATCGAATCCGGATGCAGGCTTGCATCGATATGGCCATAGCTTCCCGTCATGGAGATCGTCGGGAGATAGGCCGAGCGCACCTGCTTGAGCACCGCCTCGGCGGCGGCAATGCGCTGGAGCGATTCCCGTACCGACGGGTTCGCCGCCAGCACCATCGACCGCACCTCGGCCAGCGACAGGCCGTTGGTTTGGGCCAATAGCATAGAAGGAATCAAGGTGAATAGTACGAATAGAGTTTTCATGGTTGTCCTCAATTAAGAATTAAGATTTCAGAATGAAGAATGAATAGCCTGCCCTTGCGGATGCAGACTGGTATTGATTCTTCATTCTTAATTCTTCGTTCTTCATTCTATAGATGGGTTTTGTCGACCTTGATGCGGTAGACCAGCGTGTAGACCACCGGCACGATGATCAGCGTCAGGAACGTGGCGGCGAACAGGCCGCCCATAATGGTTACCGCCATGCCGGAATAGAGCGCGTCGGCCAGCAACGGCGCCATGCCGAGGATGGTGGTTCCCGCCGCCATGATGACGGGACGCATACGACTGACGGATGAATCGAGCACCGCTTTGTAGGGCTCAACGTCCCGCCTAAGCTGCAATTCGATTTCGTCGATCAGAACCACGGCGTTCTTGATGAGCATGCCGGACAGGCCTAGGAACCCGAGGATGCTCATGAAGCCGAACGGCATACCGGTGAGCAGCAGCGCGGCGGTGACGCCAATGATCGAGAGCGGCACGCACATGAAGATGATCAGAGGGCGCCGAACCGAGTTGAACAGCCAGATCGTGATCACGAACATGCCCAACAGGCAGATCGGGAAGGTGGCCGCCAACGGGGCCTGGGCTTCGGCCGATTCCTCGAACTCGCCGGCCCATTCAAAGCGATAGCCGGGTGGCAGCTCAAGCCCTTCGATCTGTTCTGCAATCTTCAGGCGCAGGGTGTCGGGCAAGCCATAGACCGGATTGCAACGCGCGGTGATGGTGTTGAGGCGGTCGCGGCGCATCACATAGGGCCACTCCCATTCGCTTTCGATCTCGGTGACCACCTGGCGGATCGGCACGAATGCGCGGTTGCCCGAACTCCACACCTGCACATCGTCGAAGTTGTCAACCGTGCTGCGCTCGGATTCGGGGGGGCGCATCATGATCGGAATCATTTCGTTGCCTTCGCGATAAAGGCCGGACACCATGCCGTTGAAGTTGAGCTGGAGCGATTGCGCGAGATCGGCACGGGTTACGCCAACGCGGCGCGCCTGCGTTTCGGAAAACTCGGGGCGCAACACCTGAACCGGCTGGCGCCAATCGAGGCGGGCATCCTTGGCGGTTGGTTCGGCACGCATGATTTCGACCGCCTGCCTGCCGAGTTCCTCCAGCACCTGCTTGTCCGGGCCGAAGAACCGGGCCTCGACATAGAACGCGAGCGGCGGCCCGTTGGGGATGGTGCTGCAATAGGGTTCGGCCTTGGGAAAGTTTTTCTTCAAGTAGGCATCGATCTCCTTCACCAGATCCGAGATGCCGTGGTAGTCCTCGGTCTCGATCAACAGCATGCCGTAGCTCGGGTCGGCGGTTTCATAGTTGTACGACAACATGAAGCGCAAGGTACCCTCCCCGGCGAACGAGCTGGTTTGCTTCACGCCTTCGAGCGAACGCACATAGGCATCGATCTTTTCCAGATCCTCCGCCGTGCGGTCGATATGCGTGCCGGCAGGTCGCCAGTAGTTAATGTAGAAGTAGGGGGTTGGCGATCCCGGGAAAAAGGCTTGCGGCACCTTCTTGAATCCGGCCATGGCGGCCACCAGCAAGACGACGGTCGTGGCCACGGTGATGAAACGATGGTGGATGGCGAGGTGCAGCAGCTTGCGGTAGCGGCGGAACATCGGCTTATCGTAGGGGTCTTCGCCGTGCGTATCCGGAATCTTGAGGAACCAGACGCAGAAGAGCGGCGTGATGGTGACGGCCAGCACCCAGCTGATCAGCAACGACATCGCCATTACGTCGAAGAGCGAACGGCAGAACTCGCCGATGTTGCCCGGCGCAAAGCCGATGGCCGTGAAGGCGAGGATCGAGACGAAGGTTGCGCCGAGCAATGGCCACTGCGTATCGCGCACCACGTCCTGGGCGGCATCTTCGCGGCTCTCGCCGCGCTCGACGCGGATGAGGATACCGTCGGCCACCACAATGGCGTTATCCACCAGCATGCCCAGCGCAAGAATCAGCGCACCCAACGAAATCTTCTGCAGGTCGATATCCATGATCTGCATACCGAGAAGCGTTCCGCTGATGTTCAGCAGCAGCACCGCCCCGATCAGCAATCCGCTCTGCCACCCCATGAAAAACATCAGCAGCACCACAACGATAACAACGGCTTCGATCAGGTTAAGCACGAAACCGTTGACGGCGGACGTTACCATTTCGCTCTGGTAGTAGATCGAGTTCAGCTCCATCCCCTCGGGACGGGTTTGTTCGAGTTCGGCCAGCTTGACCTTGATGGACTCGCCCATGGTTACGACGTTGCCGCCCGCCACCGTGGAGATACCGATGCCGATGGCCGGGGCGCCGTTGAAGTTCATGATCTGGCGTTTGGGATCGTAGTAACCCCGGCGGACGGTGGCGATGTCCCCGAGGCGGACGAGCTCGTCGCCTCCACCGACGAAAAGGTCGGAGATGACTTGTTCGCTGGCGAGGTCGCCCGTGGGCGTAATACGCATATAGTTTCCGTCGATCTCAACCTTGCCACTGGGCTGCACCACGTTCTGGGCCTGCATCGTTCCGGCAATCTGCTCGGGAGAAAGCCCCAACTCGGTGATCCGCGCCCGGTCGAACTCGACATAGATCACCTCCTGCTGCAACCCCCAGAAGGCAATCTTCGCCACGTCGTCGCAGTGCAGCAGTTCCGTCTTGAGATCCTCCGCGTATTCCTTGAGCTCGGCATAGGAATAGTCCCCGCCGGTCAAGGCGAAGAAAACCCCGTAGACATCGCCGAAGTCGTCGTTGACGATCGAAGGCCCCGCGCCGGGCGGCAGCTGCCCCTGCATATCGCCGATTTTCTTGCGCAATTCGTCCCAGATCTGGGGGAGTTCCGTGCTGGTATAGGTGTCCCGGACATCGACGTAGACGATCGAGACGCCTTCCATCGAGGTGGAGTAGACCTCCTTGAGCTGGCTCATCGACTGGATGGCGACCTCGATCGGATCGGTGACCTCCTCCTCGACTTCGGTCGGGCTCGCGCCGGGATATTGCGTGACCACCAGCGCGGTCTTGATGGTGAAGTCGGGGTTTTCGAGACGCCCGAGTTTTTGATACGACAGAAAGCCCGCCGCAATCAGCATGATGGTCATGACAACCATCACCGTCCGTTTTCGCAATGCAAATGATGCCGGATTCATGATTCGATTCTCCGGCTAACGGTTTGCCGCGGTTTCAAGCGATAGCTGTTCGTGGATCAAGCGGCTTCCGGTGACCACAACCTGGTCTCCCTCCACCAATCCCTCGACCACCACGACGCGGGATTCCCCGTTAAGCGCTCCGATCACGACCGGGCGCAACTGCGCCTTGCCTTGTTCGGCGTCGTAGATCCAAACCGCGTTACCTTTCCGGGTGTCGGAAACCAAGGCCGATACCGGAACCGTGAGGACGCTCGCCACGTCGTCGGCCTGCGCGGGTTCGACCGTGGCCGTCATGCCCGGCAATACCGTGACGCCCTCGGGGGCTTCCATTTCAAAGATGGCGACATAGGTGCGCGTCAGCGCATCGGCCTGCGTGCTCCACTCCGTCAAACGCGCCTCGAAGCTTCTTGAGCGAATCGAGGGGAATGAGACGCTGACCTTGCTTTTGCTTTTGATCGGCGTTGCGATGATTTCGTTTTCCGGAATGTTCACGACGATTTCGAGTTGCTGAATGTTGTGGTAGCGCAGCACGGTTTCTCCGGGATTGATCATTTCGTGGTTTTCAACGAGCTGTTCCGTCACCGTGCCGTCGTAGGGCGCGAACAACGACGTATCCTTGAGCGCATGACGGGCAATCTGCAGCTGAACCTTGATGTTCTCAACGGCGGCGTCCGCGGAATCGAGTCCGCTTTTCCCCTTGTCGTAGTCGGATTGCGGAACGACCTTCTCTTCGAAGAGCCCGGCGATGCGTTTGTAATCTTGATCCGCATTGGCCTGGACGGCCTCCGCCCCGGAAAGTTGCGCTTCGAGCGATGCAATACGGTCTTCGAAATCGCGCGGATCGATCTGCATCAGCAGCTCCCCCTTTTTTACCGTTTTGCCGAGTTTCACGTTCACTTCGGTCAATGGCCCGCCAACGCGGAACGAAAGCGCGGTTTCTTCCGAGGCCTTGACGATGCCCGGATAGGCGCGGCGCCCATGCAACGGCGAGGCCGCTACCGTTTCATACCGAACCGGACGGGGCGTGTTGTTGAACGCCATCCGACCTTCGTTTTCATGCTTGGCCGCTTCTTTCTTTTTCGCGCCGGCGGCGCTCACCAATACAATGACCGCAAGCGCCAACAAGCCGCCCCCGACCCCGGTAATCATTTGTTTATTCAACTTCATTCCAATCCCTCAAGTTCCTTAATCCACCGGAAGCCCCAGCGACAACTGGGCCTGCCTAACCAACAAATCTTCCAATCTACTCAAATAGTCCTCCGAATAGCCTTCGACACCGAGCGCCTTTAAAAACACCTTCATGTAGTTGGCGTGGGCGAAGATCGGCATTTTCATGGTGATGGTGCGCTGAAACACCTCGGTTTCATCCATTGTGGGATCGACGGCTTTCAAGAAGCGCTCCAGGGCCGCCGTGCTGGGTTCAAGCACCTCTGCCCGGAACAGTTCATAGAGTTCGTCATCGCGCTGGAGCAGTTGGTAAATCACCTGCGAATGCCAGGCGGGCCGATCCGACCTGAACAGGTCGTTGATCTCGCTTGAAACAATGATCCGAACCACCTTGGCCAGCTCTTCGCGCGTTGAGTTTTCGTCGATCGCGTCGATCGCATCGTAATAGGCCCGGTGCAGGCACCAGCTCATCGCCTCGCGCACCACCGCCGCGAAGAGACCATCCTTGCCGCCGAAATGATAATGGATGCTTCCAATGTTTTCACCGGATGCTTCCGCCACCTTGCGGGTGGAAACGCTCGCGAACCCCTCCGCCGCCGCCAAGGTTCCTGCAGCATCAATAATGTTCATTCTCGTTGTTTCGGCTGCCGAATAGTGACTCATTTCCACCTCACATTTTTAATCAGACGACCAAATTTAATCATCTGCCCAATTTAGTCAACCGATTAAATCGTTTTTTTGATCGTTCGACTAAATTGAATAGTTTCCATTGCGTATTGCTAGGAAACCGAGCTTGCGGCACCCTTTTTCGATGCAGCCGCCCTATCTTCAATACAAGGACTACATGAAGCAACGCTACGGCGATGCGCTCTTCCGTGTACCGATCGACTTTAACCTGGGTTGCCCGAACCGGGAATCCGATGGATCGGGCGGTTGCACCTTTTGCAACGTGCGCGGCTCCGCCGCCGTCCAGACGATGGGCAAGGACTCGGTCGAAGAACAGATGGCCGAGGCGATCCGCTTCGCGCGCGACCGCTATGGCGCCAAGAAATACATGGCGTACATCCAGGCCTTTTCCGCCACCTTCGGCAAGCAGCAGCAACCGATGTATCTCGACCTGCTCGACGCCTTCGACTTTACCGCCGTCAGCATCGGCACCCGCCCCGACTGCCTGACGCCACAGGCCTACGATTTCCTTGCCGAACTCAACAAACACATCGAGGTGTGGGTGGAGCTCGGCGTGCAAACCGTGCACGACCGCACGCTGGAGCGCATCAACCGCGGCCACGACTGGGCCAGTAGCGAGACGGCCATCCAAAAGCTGCATGAACTCGGCATCAACGTCGCCGTCCACGTCATCCTCGGCCTGCCCGGCGAAACGGCCGAAGATTTCCGGCAGACCGCCGACACGCTGGCCGCCCTGCCCATCGATGCCGTCAAAATCCACAACCTGCATATTGAAAAAGGAACCACCCTTGCACTGGAGCACGCACTCGCTCCCCTGCCCGTTTTGATGGAGCACGATTTTGCCGAGCACCTGATGGATTTCATTCGTCGCATGCCGCCCGGTATCCCGATCATGCGGCTCACCACCGACACCCTGGACGAGGAACTGATTGCCCCGAAATGGCACATGGCCAAGGGGCAGTTCAAGGATTATGTCATCCAGCAAATGACTTGCCGGGAGTGGCGCCAGGGGGATCTCTTTGGGAGAGGGAAAAAGGAAGAACCGGAGAGCGGGAGCGGGCTGAAAACCGTTGAAACCGATGATGGGTCGGTCACATTTTGGAATGAGGACTATAAGGAGCACTACCACTCGCCCGCCGGCGCCCGGCTGGAGGCCGAGGAAAAATACATTGTTCCCGGTAAGCTGAAAGAGCGCCTGGAGAAAGGAGATCTCCATCTTTTGGATGTCTGCTTTGGTCTAGGCTACAACAGTCTTTGCGCGCTCGACGCAACGAAGCAAGATGCTTCGTCCACACTCTCGATCACCGCCTTGGAAATGGATCGGCGGGTGGTGGGCGCGGCGGCGAAAAACATCCAAACTTCGGACTCTGATTCCTTCGACTGGAAACAAACATTGGCGGAACTGTACAAGGGCCAAGCATCCAGCATCCCGTCCCAAGCATCCATAAGCATCCTCTGGGGCGATGCACGCCATACGATTACCAAACTCCCCACGCAGTATTTCGATCTAGTGTTTCTCGACGCCTTCTCCACCCAGCGCAACAGCGAACTTTGGACGGTCGATTTTTTCAAGAAACTCAAGGCCGTCATGAAACCCGACGCCGTGCTGCTAACCTATTGCGCCGCCATCCCCGTCCGCTCCGGCTTGATGGAGGCCGGGTTTTTCGTGGGCGAAACCGATCCGGTCGGGCGCCAGCGCGGTGGAACCCTCGCCGCCATGCGGGCGGAAGACATTGACCTCC from Pontiella desulfatans includes these protein-coding regions:
- a CDS encoding TolC family protein yields the protein MKTLFVLFTLIPSMLLAQTNGLSLAEVRSMVLAANPSVRESLQRIAAAEAVLKQVRSAYLPTISMTGSYGHIDASLHPDSMPDVRFSDSFKQAAAGMQGNWLLFDGFAREARSLGAKYGVRQSKELSEETRRLLILSATVSFRQAQLARQNVAIAERDHAYNKNLEEDARKRFLAGALPEADVHNFSIRALQAESTALQARLDYAVGCTVLAELMALPEAGLPEGMRPVSIDFAAPGRVPSMDGELQYALAHRPDFKAITSGQLVLAQQVRAAKGDLMPKVAAVGEVNYTDKEGWGNIEQHGNYDSYVGVAASWDLFAGGRKVNAVKQAQAEMRALEEQQEALRLSIRSGLRQRINEAETAKAVFERQEKIHDLSIKVRDSVEKSYKAGMASITRLNEAQTDLVRARGAYSSSYIAYRLILNELDIETGRVLESL
- a CDS encoding efflux RND transporter permease subunit encodes the protein MNPASFALRKRTVMVVMTIMLIAAGFLSYQKLGRLENPDFTIKTALVVTQYPGASPTEVEEEVTDPIEVAIQSMSQLKEVYSTSMEGVSIVYVDVRDTYTSTELPQIWDELRKKIGDMQGQLPPGAGPSIVNDDFGDVYGVFFALTGGDYSYAELKEYAEDLKTELLHCDDVAKIAFWGLQQEVIYVEFDRARITELGLSPEQIAGTMQAQNVVQPSGKVEIDGNYMRITPTGDLASEQVISDLFVGGGDELVRLGDIATVRRGYYDPKRQIMNFNGAPAIGIGISTVAGGNVVTMGESIKVKLAELEQTRPEGMELNSIYYQSEMVTSAVNGFVLNLIEAVVIVVVLLMFFMGWQSGLLIGAVLLLNISGTLLGMQIMDIDLQKISLGALILALGMLVDNAIVVADGILIRVERGESREDAAQDVVRDTQWPLLGATFVSILAFTAIGFAPGNIGEFCRSLFDVMAMSLLISWVLAVTITPLFCVWFLKIPDTHGEDPYDKPMFRRYRKLLHLAIHHRFITVATTVVLLVAAMAGFKKVPQAFFPGSPTPYFYINYWRPAGTHIDRTAEDLEKIDAYVRSLEGVKQTSSFAGEGTLRFMLSYNYETADPSYGMLLIETEDYHGISDLVKEIDAYLKKNFPKAEPYCSTIPNGPPLAFYVEARFFGPDKQVLEELGRQAVEIMRAEPTAKDARLDWRQPVQVLRPEFSETQARRVGVTRADLAQSLQLNFNGMVSGLYREGNEMIPIMMRPPESERSTVDNFDDVQVWSSGNRAFVPIRQVVTEIESEWEWPYVMRRDRLNTITARCNPVYGLPDTLRLKIAEQIEGLELPPGYRFEWAGEFEESAEAQAPLAATFPICLLGMFVITIWLFNSVRRPLIIFMCVPLSIIGVTAALLLTGMPFGFMSILGFLGLSGMLIKNAVVLIDEIELQLRRDVEPYKAVLDSSVSRMRPVIMAAGTTILGMAPLLADALYSGMAVTIMGGLFAATFLTLIIVPVVYTLVYRIKVDKTHL
- a CDS encoding efflux RND transporter periplasmic adaptor subunit codes for the protein MKLNKQMITGVGGGLLALAVIVLVSAAGAKKKEAAKHENEGRMAFNNTPRPVRYETVAASPLHGRRAYPGIVKASEETALSFRVGGPLTEVNVKLGKTVKKGELLMQIDPRDFEDRIASLEAQLSGAEAVQANADQDYKRIAGLFEEKVVPQSDYDKGKSGLDSADAAVENIKVQLQIARHALKDTSLFAPYDGTVTEQLVENHEMINPGETVLRYHNIQQLEIVVNIPENEIIATPIKSKSKVSVSFPSIRSRSFEARLTEWSTQADALTRTYVAIFEMEAPEGVTVLPGMTATVEPAQADDVASVLTVPVSALVSDTRKGNAVWIYDAEQGKAQLRPVVIGALNGESRVVVVEGLVEGDQVVVTGSRLIHEQLSLETAANR
- a CDS encoding dihydroorotase, which produces MQTILITNANLVNEGSTTASDLFIKNGRIEKIAPSLTNQAADTVIDAKGKALLPGMIDCHVHCRDPGLEQKADLHSETRAAVAGGVTSIMEMPNTKPAAITNAILEDKFALAATRCVANYSFHLGASNNNIDELLAMDPKTVCGVKLFMGASTGGLLVDRMEQLENIFGRIEVPISLHCEDTNTIRENEKAAREKYGEDIPFSEHPNIRSEEACYRSTALAVELATRYNSRIHVLHLTTAKELELFQAGSVEGKKITAEACPHMLWFSSDDYAEKGALIKCNPSIKTPADRAALRDAVKSGLIDTIGTDHAPHLFEEKQNPYGSAPSGLPLIQSAMATAIELFPLETVAEKTAHNPARIFQVEKRGFLREGYWADLTLVDTETPTTVTKENTLYKCGWSPFEGVTFKSSIIATLVNGQIAYADGQVNGAVRGQRLLFDR